The Salmo salar chromosome ssa06, Ssal_v3.1, whole genome shotgun sequence genome window below encodes:
- the rpf2 gene encoding ribosome production factor 2 homolog codes for MKQYGGVIKPKTKRAKRFLDNRAPKLTENIKNAMIMKGGNTSMTVTQALKDIYALKKPSAVLYKKKNITRPFEDSTSLEFFSKKTDSSLFLFGSHNKKRPNNLIFGRLFDFHVLDMIELGIEKYNSLSDIKSSKCPEGTKPMLVFAGEAFDHDNDHKRLKSLLTDFFRGPVVPSVRLAGLEHVLHFTALEGKIYMRSYRSLLKKSGCRTPRIELEEIGPSFDFILRRTHLASDDLYKTAHKQPKALKPKKKKNISHDTFGTKFGRLHMQKQDLAKLQTRKMKGLRKRRGPAAAAVVAGETSPKATEVE; via the exons ATGAAACAATACGGAGGAGTAAT AAAACCTAAGACGAAGAGGGCTAAGCGCTTCCTTGACAACAGAGCTCCCAAGCTTACAGAGAACATCAAGAATGCCATGATTATGAAAGGAGGCAACACCAGTATGACTGTCACTCAGGCCTTAAAAGACATT tATGCCCTGAAGAAACCAAGTGCTGTACTGTACAAAAA GAAAAATATAACTAGGCCATTTGAGGATTCTACATCATTG GAATTCTTCTCGAAGAAAACAGATAGTTCTCTGTTTTTGTTTGGCTCACACAACAAGAAAAGGCCAAACAATCTCATATTTG gtcGTCTGTTTGATTTCCATGTGCTGGATATGATTGAGCTCGGCATTGAGAAGTATAACTCCCTAAGTGACATCAAG AGCAGCAAATGTCCCGAGGGGACTAAACCGATGCTGGTGTTTGCAGGGGAGGCTTTTGACCATGACAATGACCACAAACGCCTAAAGAGCCTTCTTACAG ACTTCTTCAGAGGTCCTGTTGTGCCTTCGGTGCGCCTGGCTGGTCTGGAGCATGTCCTGCACTTCACTGCTCTGGAGGGGAAAATCTACATGCGCAGCTACAG ATCTCTGTTGAAGAAGTCTGGATGTCGGACCCCAAGGATTGAGCTGGAGGAGATTGGGCCGTCTTTTGACTTTATCTTGCGGAGAACCCACCTGGCATCAGACGACCTGTACAAGACAGCTCACAAACAGCCCAAGGCTCTGAAG cccaagaagaagaagaacatatcCCACGATACTTTTGGTACCAAGTTTGGCAGGTTGCACATGCAGAAGCAGGATCTGGCCAAGCTCCAGACACGTAAGATGAAGggtctgaggaagaggaggggcccGGCAGCCGCTGCTGTTGTGGCGGGAGAGACGTCCCCGAAAGCCACTGAAGTAGAGTGA